The Megalops cyprinoides isolate fMegCyp1 chromosome 19, fMegCyp1.pri, whole genome shotgun sequence genome has a window encoding:
- the LOC118794561 gene encoding MICAL-like protein 1: protein MGSLKALQEWCRIQCENYRDVEIKNMSASFRDGMAFCAIIHKHRPDLIDFDSLSKHNVYDNNRLAFETAESELGIPALLDPEDMVSMKVPDRLSIITYVSQYYNYFTNKSQAATRPSLKIPGHTVQNKLAIKSNDQVPESKKSADDQSKRKALSSTCAACQKHVHLVQRHLVDGKLYHRNCFRCAECSSTLIPGSYKLGSEAGSLVCTHHFNGRNSRPDLSKLKGPMAGLGGRASPPETPPTTRGQEKAPPQSVASEETSLCPDSDRESDAVQNDGNKEENREAEKDESRQSGDRVKESGGEAEGREKGEDGSKETMDRREEEECRERDGSGEDEELQLSIPPGLTEHGNQQGDQAEAHAKKETENSASQLGASARPVPAPRRVFGPTPPRPAPRTRPPRVKDSPIINGDPVSGACAGDPGNPPDPSRITSAPTERSLSPGSSSQSCGTHKPKDPPWMALVHPGPWRKLPPAPPAHMTSLPRSGTVPSSSGWGSRLAASTNPFEIEEKADEEAEEEAGPVSILGPPSVVAKHPWYGISGAAKAASMDSPTRAASTACPANKGSPTHAASPANRVSQTHTATPASAASPADNVSPTRTANSSSPKSKKRRAPAVPQSSSTDCSYSKCLPDSQSHPFPKSVSEPAIGASAISSSNHEPEQPASASPPHQSASSSSSPMAAESTGSVCFNCVGSPPPMPLSIPSSPSTPSLLLIQSPSSIHHSISIPSLLSIHNAPSIPCSLSFPNPSSAPHSVSIPSFLPVPNSRSVPSSLLVPNYSSVPHAVSIPSLVSIPNPPLIPANSMSVPNPSSVPSSIPNQSSIPHSVSIPSLLSMPNSQFIPSPLSVPNPSSILHSVSIPNLLSVPNYPLVPSSLSFPNSSSIPGCVSTAGLSSVPNSLSMSRSISIPSLPSALNAPMEVGASPPAPSQFKRACKKNPFNQKASPSYTSPKSSSCEGPCSTRPRAPGHGFPLIKRKVQSDQFVPVEDIQMEMAELERRLDQLELRGVELERRLRHCQDGEEEETMLVDWFTLIHEKHMLVRREAELVYTAKQQNLEERQADVEYELRCLLNKPETEWIKDDRDREQQLMIELVTIIEERNQIINSMDQDKQREEVEDKLLAAMIKRKDFHRETDSAQRKRAGMFKALKVLKMLSHKTEGGKSKSHHKGKR, encoded by the exons AGACTTTGACTCCCTCTCTAAGCACAATGTCTATGACAACAACCGCCTG GCATTTGAGACAGCAGAGTCGGAGCTGGGCATTCCGGCCCTGCTGGACCCCGAGGATATGGTGTCCATGAAGGTGCCTGATCGGCTGAGCATTATCACATACGTCTCCCAGTACTACAACTACTTTACCAACAAGTCTCAAG CAGCCACCCGTCCTTCCTTGAAAATTCCAGGTCATACAGTCCAAAACAAGCTGGCCATAAAGAGTAATGACCAAGTACCAGAGTCCAAG AAAAGCGCAGATGACCAATCAAAACGCAAAGCCCTGAGCAGCACCTGCGCAGCCTGCCAGAAGCATGTCCACCTGGTGCAGAGGCACCTGGTCGATGGCAAACTCTATCACCGCAACTGCTTCAG GTGTGCGGAGTGCAGTAGCACCCTGATACCTGGCTCTTACAAATTAGGAAGTGAGGCTGGCTCCCTGGTCTGCACTCACCACTTTAATGGTCGCAACAGTCGCCCAGACCTCAGCAAGCTGAAAGGACCAATGGCAGGATTAGGAGGGAGGGCTTCACCACCTGAGACTCCGCCCACCACAAGAGGCCAGGAGAAGGCTCCACCCCAGAGTGTGGCCAGTGAGGAAACGTCGCTCTGTCCTGATTCGGACAGAGAATCAGATGCAGTGCAGAATGATGGGAACAAAGAGGAGaacagagaagcagaaaaagatgaaagcagACAGTCGGGGGACCGTGTGAAAGAATCgggtggagaggcagagggcagagagaaaggggaagatgGAAGCAAGGAGACcatggacaga agggaagaggaggaatgcagagagagggatggaagcGGAGAGGATGAGGAACTCCAGCTGTCCATTCCTCCTGGTCTTACTGAGCACGGAAATCAACAGGGTGATCAAGCGGAAGCACATGCAAAGAAAGAAACGGAAAATTCCGCCAGTCAGTTGGGAGCCAGCGCACGACCTGTGCCTGCCCCCCGACGGGTCTTTGGCCCCACTCCTCCACGTCCAGCGCCTAGGACCCGGCCCCCCAGGGTAAAGGACAGCCCCATCATCAATG GTGATCCAGTTTCAGGTGCCTGTGCAGGTGATCCAGGTAATCCACCTGACCCCAGCAGAATCACTTCTGCTCCAACAGAGAGATCCCTGTCCCCAGGGAG TTCCAGCCAATCCTGTGGAACCCACAAACCCAAAGATCCGCCCTGGATGGCCCTGGTGCACCCTGGGCCATGGAGGAAACTACCCCCAGCCCCTCCCGCTCACATGACCTCTCTTCCGCGATCTGGCACTGTACCATCCTCCAGCGGCTGGGGGTCCAGGCTGGCCGCATCTACCAATCCCTTTGAGATTGAGGAGAAGGCGGATGAAGAGGCAGAAGAGGAGGCAGGGCCTGTTAGCATCTTAGGGCCACCCTCTGTGGTGGCCAAGCACCCCTGGTATGGGATTTCTGGGGCAGCCAAAGCAGCCAGTATGGACAGTCCCACTCGTGCGGCCAGCACAGCTTGTCCAGCCAACAAAGGCAGCCCAACCCATGCAGCTAGTCCAGCCAACAGAGTCAGCCAAACCCATACAGCTACTCCAGCCAGCGCAGCTAGTCCAGCTGATAATGTCAGCCCAACCCGCACAGCCAACTCGAGCAGCCCAAAGAGTAAGAAAAGGCGAGCGCCCGCAGTCCCACAGTCCTCTTCCACAG ACTGCAGCTACTCCAAGTGTTTGCCTGATAGCCAGTCTCATCCTTTTCCTAAGAGTGTATCTGAACCAGCTATTGGTGCATCTGCTATCTCGTCCTCCAATCATGAACCTGAACAGCCTGCTAGCgcctccccaccccaccaatCAGCCAGTTCCAGCTCATCTCCCATGGCTGCTGAGAGCACAGGCAGTGTTTGCTTTAATTGTGTGGGTTCCCCACCTCCAATGCCCCTGTCTATCCCCAGTTCTCCATCAACTCCCAGCTTGTTATTAATCCAGAGTCCCTCATCAATCCACCACTCCATATCAATCCCCAGCCTTTTGTCAATCCACAACGCCCCATCAATTCCCTGCTCACTATCATTCCCCAATCCCTCATCAGCCCCCCACTCTGTATCAATCCCTAGCTTCTTACCTGTCCCAAACTCCCGATCAGTTCCAAGCTCCCTATTGGTTCCCAACTACTCATCAGTCCCCCATGCTGTATCTATCCCCAGCCTCGTATCAATTCCCAATCCCCCCTTAATTCCCGCTAATTCCATGTCAGTTCCCAACCCGTCATCAGTCCCCAGCTCAATTCCCAATCAGTCATCAATCCCCCACTCTGTATCAATCCCAAGTCTCTTATCAATGCCCAACTCTCAGTTTATTCCCAGCCCTCTATCAGTTCCCAACCCATCATCAATCCTCCATTCTGTATCAATCCCAAACCTATTATCAGTCCCCAACTATCCATTAGTTCCCAGCTCTCTATCCTTTCCCAACTCTTCATCAATTCCTGGCTGTGTATCGACAGCCGGTCTTTCATCAGTCCCTAACTCCCTATCAATGTCCAGGTCCATATCAATCCCCAGTTTACCATCAGCTCTTAATGCACCTATGGAAGTGGGAGCTTCACCACCGGCCCCCTCTCAGTTTAAG CGGGCTTGTAAGAAGAATCCCTTCAATCAGAAAGCCTCTCCGTCCTACACCTCCCCCAAATCCAGCTCCTGTGAGGGCCCCTGCTCCACCCGGCCACGCGCCCCAGGACACGGCTTCCCACTCATCAAGAGGAAG GTGCAATCGGACCAGTTCGTCCCGGTGGAGGACATCCAGATGGAGatggcagagctggagagacGGCTGGACCAGCTGGAGCTGAGAGGCgtggagctggagaggagaCTCAGACACTGCCAGGatg GCGAGGAGGAGGAAACCATGCTGGTGGACTGGTTCACTCTCATCCACGAGAAGCACATGCTGGTGCGGAGGGAGGCGGAGCTGGTCTACAC GGCAAAACAGCAGAATctggaggagagacaggcagatgTGGAGTATGAGCTGAGATGTCTCCTCAACAAGCCGG AGACGGAGTGGATTAAGGACGATCGGGACAGAGAACAGCAGCTGATGATAGAGCTGGTCACCATCATTGAGGAGAGGAACCAAATCATCAACAGCATGGACCAGGACAAGCAGCG ggaggaggtggaggacaaGCTGCTGGCAGCCATGATCAAGAGGAAAG ATTTCCACAGGGAAACAGACAGcgcacagaggaagagagcggGCATGTTTAAAGCACTGAAAGTCCTGAAGATGCTGAGCCACAAGACTGAGGGGGGCAAGAGTAAGAGCCACCATAAGGGCAAGAGATGA